A single genomic interval of Cupriavidus sp. MP-37 harbors:
- the htpX gene encoding zinc metalloprotease HtpX has translation MFNWVKTFMLMAAITALFIVIGGMIGGRSGMMFALLIALGMNFFSYWFSDKMVLRMYNAQEVDAGSAPQFYGMVQDLAQRAGLPMPRVYLINEDAPNAFATGRNPEHAAVAATTGILRVLSERELRGVMAHELAHVRHRDILTSTIAATMAGAISALANMAMFFGGRDENGNRTNPIAGIAVAILAPLAASLIQMAISRAREFEADRGGAEISGDPQALASALDKIHRYAQGIPFQAAEEHPATAQMMIMNPLSGGGIANLFSTHPATEERIARLMQMAQTGTYPA, from the coding sequence ATGTTCAACTGGGTCAAGACCTTCATGCTGATGGCGGCCATCACGGCGCTGTTCATCGTCATCGGCGGCATGATCGGCGGGCGCAGCGGCATGATGTTCGCGTTGCTGATCGCGCTGGGCATGAACTTCTTCTCCTACTGGTTCTCGGACAAGATGGTCCTGCGCATGTACAACGCGCAGGAAGTCGATGCCGGCAGCGCGCCGCAGTTCTACGGCATGGTGCAGGACCTGGCGCAGCGCGCCGGCCTGCCGATGCCGCGCGTCTACCTGATCAATGAAGACGCGCCCAACGCCTTTGCCACCGGCCGCAATCCGGAACATGCCGCGGTCGCGGCCACCACCGGCATCCTGCGCGTGCTGTCCGAGCGCGAGCTGCGCGGCGTGATGGCGCACGAGCTGGCCCATGTGCGCCACCGCGACATCCTGACCTCGACCATCGCCGCCACCATGGCCGGCGCGATCTCGGCGCTGGCCAATATGGCGATGTTCTTCGGCGGGCGCGACGAGAACGGCAACCGCACCAACCCGATCGCGGGCATTGCCGTGGCCATCCTGGCGCCGCTGGCGGCCTCGCTGATCCAGATGGCGATCTCGCGCGCGCGCGAATTCGAAGCCGACCGCGGCGGCGCCGAGATCAGCGGCGATCCGCAGGCGCTGGCCAGCGCACTGGACAAGATCCATCGCTATGCGCAAGGCATCCCGTTCCAGGCCGCCGAGGAGCATCCGGCCACGGCGCAGATGATGATCATGAACCCGCTGTCGGGCGGCGGCATCGCCAACCTGTTCTCGACCCATCCGGCCACCGAGGAACGCATCGCGCGCCTGATGCAGATGGCACAGACCGGCACCTACCCGGCCTGA